A portion of the Hyphomicrobiaceae bacterium genome contains these proteins:
- the ribD gene encoding bifunctional diaminohydroxyphosphoribosylaminopyrimidine deaminase/5-amino-6-(5-phosphoribosylamino)uracil reductase RibD encodes MSEDRAKFDAQMMRIALMMAGRGLGLTAPNPSVGAVIADEATGEVIARAVTAAGGRPHAEPSAIALAGERAAGKTIYVTLEPCSHYGKTPPCADAIITAGLKRAVVAIEDPDPRVAGRGLDRLRAAGLEVRRGIGAEEARWITRGHIVRVTERRPFVTLKMALDSSGSVPQGTGAMPVFVTSPQARAHGHLLRAQADAILVGAGTIKADNPQLTCRLPGLEGQSPLRVVLSKSLDILPSARLFDDSHAVGVLCVAGFGADPVRKAMLERQGAEVALVPVVAGQLWLPAVMEALVARGITRLLVEGGPGMWAAFGAQSLVDEIALYVAGIAKSGRPAGEAGLPPFALAKSYSGNLPLAIADTATFGPDRLWRLRTTHKQEGN; translated from the coding sequence GTGAGCGAGGATCGCGCCAAATTCGATGCGCAGATGATGCGAATCGCATTGATGATGGCTGGCCGCGGCCTTGGGCTCACGGCGCCTAACCCATCCGTTGGTGCCGTTATTGCCGATGAGGCGACCGGCGAAGTTATCGCACGTGCGGTTACCGCGGCGGGTGGCAGACCGCACGCCGAACCGAGCGCAATTGCCTTGGCAGGAGAGCGGGCTGCGGGAAAAACGATTTACGTCACCCTTGAGCCTTGCTCGCATTACGGCAAAACGCCACCGTGCGCCGACGCTATCATTACGGCGGGTTTGAAGCGTGCCGTGGTGGCGATTGAAGATCCGGATCCAAGGGTTGCGGGGCGCGGCCTCGATCGTCTGCGCGCCGCCGGTCTTGAAGTGCGCCGGGGTATCGGCGCGGAGGAAGCGCGCTGGATTACGCGCGGCCACATCGTGCGGGTGACCGAGCGCCGGCCGTTTGTCACGCTCAAGATGGCGCTCGATAGTTCCGGGAGCGTGCCGCAAGGCACCGGCGCGATGCCCGTTTTCGTGACCAGCCCGCAGGCGCGCGCGCATGGTCACCTGCTGCGCGCGCAGGCCGACGCGATCCTCGTCGGCGCGGGCACGATCAAGGCCGACAATCCGCAGCTCACGTGCCGCCTTCCTGGCTTAGAGGGGCAGTCTCCGCTGCGCGTGGTCCTCTCCAAAAGTCTCGATATTCTACCCAGTGCCCGCCTCTTTGACGATAGTCACGCCGTCGGCGTTCTGTGTGTCGCGGGCTTTGGCGCAGATCCCGTCCGCAAGGCGATGCTTGAGCGCCAGGGTGCGGAGGTTGCGCTGGTCCCAGTGGTTGCTGGCCAGCTCTGGCTTCCCGCGGTCATGGAAGCGCTTGTGGCGCGCGGAATAACGAGGCTTCTGGTTGAGGGCGGTCCAGGCATGTGGGCGGCTTTCGGCGCACAATCCCTGGTCGATGAAATCGCCCTCTATGTAGCCGGTATCGCCAAATCCGGCAGACCAGCGGGCGAGGCAGGTCTTCCGCCGTTTGCACTTGCAAAGTCTTATTCAGGCAATCTGCCGCTGGCGATTGCGGACACGGCAACCTTTGGACCTGATAGACTTTGGCGGTTGCGGACGACGCATAAGCAGGAAGGAAACTGA
- the nrdR gene encoding transcriptional regulator NrdR: MRCPFCGSENSQVKDSRPSDENSAIRRRRVCSDCGGRFTTFERVQLRELIVVKRSGRRVPFERDKLERSVQIALRKRPIEPERIERLITGLVRQLESSGETEISSAEIGELVMAALRELDPVAYVRFASVYRDFRDANDFQAVLRDIASDVSDRRLRDDAFASAPPADVVTTKK; encoded by the coding sequence ATGCGCTGTCCCTTCTGTGGGAGCGAGAATAGCCAAGTGAAGGACAGTCGGCCGTCGGACGAGAATTCCGCCATCCGTCGCCGCCGTGTCTGCTCGGATTGCGGGGGCCGGTTTACGACGTTCGAACGCGTGCAACTGCGCGAGCTGATCGTGGTGAAGCGTTCGGGCCGGCGCGTGCCCTTCGAACGCGATAAGCTGGAACGTTCTGTTCAAATCGCGCTGCGCAAACGCCCAATTGAGCCTGAGCGAATTGAGCGGCTGATTACGGGGCTTGTGCGTCAGCTGGAAAGTTCCGGTGAGACCGAAATTTCGTCCGCCGAAATCGGCGAACTGGTCATGGCAGCTTTGCGCGAACTCGATCCGGTCGCTTATGTGCGGTTTGCCTCCGTTTACCGCGATTTCCGAGATGCCAACGATTTTCAGGCCGTCTTGCGCGATATTGCAAGCGATGTCTCCGACAGGCGGCTGCGCGATGATGCATTCGCGTCTGCGCCTCCGGCAGATGTCGTGACAACAAAGAAATAG
- a CDS encoding helix-turn-helix domain-containing protein, which yields MVSKVVVSGQPCPPGNVYTEACPSRAILELIADKWTLLILPSLRRGPMRNGDLMRLIGGVSQKMLTQTLRELERNGLVERIDYAEVPPRVEYALTDLGRSLSDAVRKLDSWAEAHISQVQAARARYRQRETAARR from the coding sequence GTGGTCGTGAGCGGCCAGCCGTGTCCGCCAGGAAATGTCTATACGGAAGCATGCCCGTCGCGCGCCATTCTGGAGCTTATTGCGGACAAGTGGACGTTGCTCATTCTTCCGTCGTTGCGGCGCGGCCCAATGCGAAACGGCGATCTGATGCGGCTGATTGGCGGCGTTTCTCAAAAAATGTTGACCCAGACGCTTCGAGAGCTTGAGCGTAACGGGCTTGTGGAACGTATTGATTACGCCGAGGTGCCTCCGCGCGTGGAATACGCGCTAACGGACCTTGGGCGCTCCTTGTCGGATGCGGTTCGCAAGCTGGATAGTTGGGCCGAGGCCCACATTAGCCAAGTTCAGGCGGCTCGGGCGCGCTATAGACAACGTGAGACGGCGGCTCGGCGATAA